A region from the Vicia villosa cultivar HV-30 ecotype Madison, WI linkage group LG3, Vvil1.0, whole genome shotgun sequence genome encodes:
- the LOC131662415 gene encoding GDSL esterase/lipase At5g55050-like, giving the protein MDYLVMMKNYSLFISLLIFNLGFLEAQTVPAVYVFGDSLVDVGNNNYLNGTFAKAIFPYYGIDFPTKKPAGRFCNGKNAADLIAEKVGLPTSPPYLSLVSSKVKNSNRNVSFLNGVNFASGGAGVFNGTDQSFWKSIHMTKQVEYYSQMYEQLAHQIGASTLQKHVSESIFLVVIGNNDIFDYFNSIDLQKNNTPQQYVKSMVSSLKLQLQRLYKNSARKFEIAGVAAIGCCPALRLKNKTECFSEANLLSVKYNKELQSMLKGWQLENKNLSYSYFDTYNAIQDLIQNPTSHGFVDVKAACCGIGELNAEFPCLPSANICSNRQDHIFWDSVHPTEATTRIIVDRLYNGPSQYTSPVNMKELLHVSIAKSNFPFNFFILLSLMVTCYQIKAM; this is encoded by the exons ATGGACTACTTAGTTATGATGAAAAATTACTCTCTCTTTATCTCTCTCTTGATATTCAATTTAGGATTCTTAGAAGCTCAAACGGTTCCTGCTGTTTATGTGTTTGGAGACTCACTTGTTGATGTTGGAAACAACAATTACTTGAATGGTACCTTTGCAAAAGCTATTTTTCCTTACTATGGTATTGATTTTCCAACTAAGAAACCTGCTGGGAGATTTTGTAATGGCAAGAATGCTGCTGATTTGATTG CTGAAAAGGTAGGATTGCCCACTTCACCACCTTACCTCTCCTTAGTATCTTCTAAGGTCAAAAACAGCAATAGAAATGTATCATTCTTGAATGGTGTTAACTTTGCCTCTGGAGGTGCTGGAGTCTTTAATGGCACAGATCAAAGCTTT TGGAAATCAATACATATGACAAAGCAAGTGGAGTACTATTCACAAATGTATGAACAATTGGCTCATCAAATAGGAGCATCTACACTTCAAAAACATGTCTCAGAGTCCATTTTCTTAGTTGTGATTGGAAACAATGATATCTTCGATTACTTTAATTCAATCGATCTTCAAAAGAATAACACGCCGCAACAGTATGTCAAATCCATGGTTTCTTCATTAAAACTTCAACTACAG AGATTATACAAAAATAGCGCAAGGAAATTCGAGATTGCTGGTGTTGCTGCAATTGGATGCTGTCCTGCGTTACGGCTCAAGAACAAAACTGAATGCTTCTCAGAAGCCAATTTATTGTCTGTTAAATATAATAAAGAGCTTCAATCTATGTTAAAAGGATGGCAATTGGAGAACAAGAACTTAAGTTACTCATATTTTGATACTTATAATGCCATCCAAGACCTCATTCAGAATCCAACTTCTCATG GATTTGTAGATGTGAAAGCTGCATGTTGTGGAATAGGTGAACTGAATGCTGAGTTTCCATGTCTACCAAGTGCAAACATTTGTAGCAATAGACAAGACCATATTTTTTGGGATTCAGTTCATCCTACTGAAGCAACTACTCGCATTATTGTGGATAGGCTTTATAATGGACCTTCACAATACACATCTCCTGTTAATATGAAAGAGTTACTTCATGTGTCAATTGCCAAATCAAATTTTCCCTTCAATTTTTTCATTTTGTTGAGTTTGATGGTTACTTGTTATCAAATAAAAGCAATGTAG
- the LOC131662413 gene encoding probable tetraacyldisaccharide 4'-kinase, mitochondrial isoform X1, giving the protein MEKLRKLVNEIAYTKNFSKLSPLHFSLLPFLYTSSSFYKLALSIRHRFFLSQIHRLPLPVISVGNLTWGGNGKTPMVEFIALFFHRSGISPLVLSRGYGGGDEVNMLRRHLLGTSTKFGVGANRAAVASHLIQKYGHIDIRKSLWHEKQNLNWKAHNSLDSEKIGIVVLDDAMQHWSLWRDLDIMMVNGLTLWGNGRLLPLGPLREPLTALRRADVVVIHHADLVSDHALEDIESMIQGIKNSAPIFLTKMDPTYLFEVGNINAKILLTALHEATILCVSAIGSPEPFVKRVQEMGALYVDRIDFSDHHIFHARDIGMIRARLGELERKFGFKPIVVVTEKRLIPKVGQHHNGQRNSLSRELSTAVCLELSSNPRPLVKSEEIPYHIIKLLMGIRVYSFLMHFKETKEFIVYSLHFKETKEFIVY; this is encoded by the exons ATGGAGAAACTGAGAAAACTTGTTAACGAGATAGCCTATACGAAGAACTTCAGTAAACTATCTCCACTTCATTTCTCTCTTCTCCCTTTCCTTTATACATCATCTTCTTTCTACAAACTCGCTCTCTCAATTCGCCACCGTTTCTTTCTCTCTCAAATCCATCGTTTGCCACTTCCTGTTATCAGCGTCGGAAATTTAACATGGGGAGGTAATGGCAAGACGCCAATGGTTGAATTCATCGCTCTCTTCTTTCATCGTTCCGGAATTTCACCTCTTGTTCTTTCTAGG GGTTATGGTGGTGGTGATGAAGTTAACATGCTTCGGAGGCATTTACTTGGAACATCAACTAAGTTTGGTGTTGGCGCAAATCGAGCTGCTGTTGCTAGTCATTTGATCCAAAAATATGGCCACATTGATATTCGCAAGAGTTTATGGCATGAGAAACAAAACCTTAACTGGAAGGCCCATAATTCTCTTGATTCAGAAAAGATTGGGATTGTTGTTCTTGATGATGCAATGCAG CATTGGAGCTTATGGCGAGATTTGGATATTATGATGGTCAACGGATTAACTCTTTGGGGTAACGGCCGACTACTGCCACTTGGACCTTTAAGAGAGCCTTTGACTGCACTCAGACGAGCAGATGTAGTTGTAATCCATCATGCAGACTTG GTTTCTGATCATGCTCTCGAGGATATTGAGTCTATGATCCAAGGAATTAAAAATTCTGCTCCTATTTTCTTGACAAAAATGGATCCAACTTACTTATTTGAAGTGGGAAACATCAATGCTAAAATATTGTTGACAGCTCTTCATGAAGCGACTATTTTATGTGTTTCCGCTATTGGTTCTCCAGAACCTTTTGTGAAGCGGGTTCAAGAG ATGGGAGCACTATATGTTGATCGGATAGATTTCAGCGATCATCACATATTCCATGCCAGG GATATTGGTATGATCAGAGCCAGACTTGGAGAACTAGAGAGGAAGTTTGGTTTCAAACCAATTGTTGTAGTAACTGAGAAG AGACTAATCCCTAAAGTTGGGCAACACCACAATGGACAGCGAAACTCTCTCTCAAGAGAACTTAGCACTGCTGTGTGTTTAGAGCTGAGTTCGAATCCAAGACCTCTGGTTAAGTCAGAAGAGATTCCTTACCATATTATCAAATTGTTGATGGGTATAAGAGTTTATAGTTTCCTGATGCATTTTAAGGAGACAAAAGAATTCATAGTTTATAGTTTGCATTTTAAGGAGACCAAAGAGTTTATAGTTTACTAA
- the LOC131662413 gene encoding probable tetraacyldisaccharide 4'-kinase, mitochondrial isoform X2 gives MEKLRKLVNEIAYTKNFSKLSPLHFSLLPFLYTSSSFYKLALSIRHRFFLSQIHRLPLPVISVGNLTWGGNGKTPMVEFIALFFHRSGISPLVLSRGYGGGDEVNMLRRHLLGTSTKFGVGANRAAVASHLIQKYGHIDIRKSLWHEKQNLNWKAHNSLDSEKIGIVVLDDAMQHWSLWRDLDIMMVNGLTLWGNGRLLPLGPLREPLTALRRADVVVIHHADLVSDHALEDIESMIQGIKNSAPIFLTKMDPTYLFEVGNINAKILLTALHEATILCVSAIGSPEPFVKRVQEMGALYVDRIDFSDHHIFHARDIGMIRARLGELERKFGFKPIVVVTEKDYDRDPEILKQLYPFKTFVLCSTLKILPYRGNNEDSFKKFLKDKLKLELRASD, from the exons ATGGAGAAACTGAGAAAACTTGTTAACGAGATAGCCTATACGAAGAACTTCAGTAAACTATCTCCACTTCATTTCTCTCTTCTCCCTTTCCTTTATACATCATCTTCTTTCTACAAACTCGCTCTCTCAATTCGCCACCGTTTCTTTCTCTCTCAAATCCATCGTTTGCCACTTCCTGTTATCAGCGTCGGAAATTTAACATGGGGAGGTAATGGCAAGACGCCAATGGTTGAATTCATCGCTCTCTTCTTTCATCGTTCCGGAATTTCACCTCTTGTTCTTTCTAGG GGTTATGGTGGTGGTGATGAAGTTAACATGCTTCGGAGGCATTTACTTGGAACATCAACTAAGTTTGGTGTTGGCGCAAATCGAGCTGCTGTTGCTAGTCATTTGATCCAAAAATATGGCCACATTGATATTCGCAAGAGTTTATGGCATGAGAAACAAAACCTTAACTGGAAGGCCCATAATTCTCTTGATTCAGAAAAGATTGGGATTGTTGTTCTTGATGATGCAATGCAG CATTGGAGCTTATGGCGAGATTTGGATATTATGATGGTCAACGGATTAACTCTTTGGGGTAACGGCCGACTACTGCCACTTGGACCTTTAAGAGAGCCTTTGACTGCACTCAGACGAGCAGATGTAGTTGTAATCCATCATGCAGACTTG GTTTCTGATCATGCTCTCGAGGATATTGAGTCTATGATCCAAGGAATTAAAAATTCTGCTCCTATTTTCTTGACAAAAATGGATCCAACTTACTTATTTGAAGTGGGAAACATCAATGCTAAAATATTGTTGACAGCTCTTCATGAAGCGACTATTTTATGTGTTTCCGCTATTGGTTCTCCAGAACCTTTTGTGAAGCGGGTTCAAGAG ATGGGAGCACTATATGTTGATCGGATAGATTTCAGCGATCATCACATATTCCATGCCAGG GATATTGGTATGATCAGAGCCAGACTTGGAGAACTAGAGAGGAAGTTTGGTTTCAAACCAATTGTTGTAGTAACTGAGAAG GATTATGATAGAGACCCTGAAATTCTTAAGCAACTTTATCCATTTAAAACTTTTGTTCTGTGTTCTACATTGAAGATTTTACCCTATAGAGGAAACAATGAAGATAGCTTTAAGAAATTTCTTAAGGACAAATTGAAACTAGAATTGCGTGCATCTGATTAA